Proteins from a genomic interval of Rosa chinensis cultivar Old Blush chromosome 2, RchiOBHm-V2, whole genome shotgun sequence:
- the LOC112189493 gene encoding LOW QUALITY PROTEIN: WD repeat domain-containing protein 83-like (The sequence of the model RefSeq protein was modified relative to this genomic sequence to represent the inferred CDS: inserted 1 base in 1 codon), translated as MSVSDLPKKEVNVLKGHEGAVLAARFNKDGNYCLSCGKDRTIRLWNPHRGIHIKTYKSHGREVRDVHVTLDNSKLCSGGGDRQIFYWDVAXGRVIRKFRGHDGGVNAVKFNEYASVVVSAGYDQSLRAWDCRSQSTEPIQIIDSFTDSVMSVCLTKTEIIGGSVDGTVRTFDIRMGRELSDDLGQPVNCISMSNDGNCILASCLDSTIRLLDRSSAELLQEYKGHTCKSYKLDCCLTNTDAHVIGGSEDGSIFFWDLVDASVVSSIRAHSSVVTSVSYHPKDNCMVSSSVDGTIKVWKT; from the exons ATGAGTGTCTCAGATCTGCCAAAGAAGGAGGTAAATGTACTTAAAGGGCATGAGGGAGCAGTATTAGCAGCGAGGTTCAATAAAGACGGAAATTACTGCCTCAGCTGCGGGAAAGACCGAACCATACGACTCTGGAACCCTCACCGTGGCATCCACATTAAGACCTACAAGTCCCATGGCCGTGAAGTCCGTGATGTCCATGTCACCTT GGACAACTCCAAATTATGTTCAGGTGGTGGCGACAGACAAATCTTCTATTGGGATGTGG TCGGTCGAGTCATTCGAAAATTTCGGGGCCATGATGGAGGGGTGAATGCTGTGAAGTTCAATGAGTATGCATCTGTTGTAGTCTCAGCAGGATATGATCAGTCATTGCGTGCTTGGGACTGCAGGTCTCAGAGTACTGAGCCCATTCAG ATAATTGACTCATTTACAGATAGTGTAATGTCTGTTTGTTTAACAAAGACTGAGATAATTGGTGGAAGTGTTGATGGAACTGTTCGAACATTTGACATTCGTATGGGAAG AGAGCTATCCGATGACTTGGGACAACCTGTGAACTGTATCTCAATGTCAAATGATGGTAACTGCATATTAGCAAGCTGCTTAGATTCGACTATACGACTCCTCGACAG GTCTTCTGCTGAATTACTTCAAGAATACAAAGGCCATACTTGTAAG TCTTACAAATTGGACTGCTGCCTTACCAACACTGATGCCCATGTAATCGGAGGATCTGAGGATGGTTCAATTTTCTTCTGGGATCTAGTAGATGCATCTGTTGTGTCAAGTATCCGAGCACATTCGTCAGTG GTTACAAGTGTCAGTTATCACCCGAAAGACAACTGCATGGTTAGTTCTTCTGTAGATGGCACTATTAAGGTGTGGAAGACTTGA